The Devosia sp. MC521 genome has a segment encoding these proteins:
- a CDS encoding GDSL-type esterase/lipase family protein translates to MKTILAFGDSLTYGANPVTGGPRHAYEHRWPTALEQGLGGAARVIAEGMGGRTTVCDDWFAPGDRNGGRILPTLLESHSPLDLVIIMLGTNDLKPAINGSALQASFGIRRLVQIIREHAAGKAIAAPAIIIAAPPHICDTDHADMIGHFGGFAHASSQSQLFAEHYARRAAELNTGFFDASTVAQADPRDGVHLDEANTRAIGLGLVPLVKQTLGL, encoded by the coding sequence ATGAAGACTATTCTCGCCTTTGGCGACAGCCTGACGTACGGGGCCAATCCGGTAACGGGTGGCCCGCGTCACGCCTATGAACACCGCTGGCCGACTGCGCTTGAACAGGGGCTTGGCGGGGCTGCACGGGTGATTGCCGAGGGCATGGGTGGTCGCACCACCGTTTGCGACGACTGGTTTGCTCCGGGCGATCGCAATGGTGGGCGCATTCTGCCGACCTTGCTGGAAAGCCATTCCCCGCTCGATCTCGTCATCATCATGCTCGGCACCAATGACCTCAAGCCAGCCATCAATGGCTCGGCCTTGCAGGCATCCTTTGGTATCCGGCGGCTGGTTCAGATCATTCGCGAGCATGCAGCAGGCAAGGCGATTGCTGCGCCTGCGATCATCATCGCCGCGCCACCTCATATTTGTGACACCGACCATGCCGATATGATCGGCCATTTCGGTGGCTTTGCGCATGCGTCGAGCCAGTCACAGCTGTTCGCCGAGCATTATGCGCGTCGCGCGGCTGAGCTGAACACGGGCTTTTTCGACGCTTCGACAGTTGCGCAGGCAGACCCGCGTGATGGTGTTCACCTCGATGAAGCGAATACACGCGCGATTGGTCTCGGTCTTGTGCCGCTTGTTAAACAGACACTGGGTCTTTGA
- a CDS encoding pyruvate dehydrogenase complex dihydrolipoamide acetyltransferase, with product MPINITMPALSPTMEEGKLAKWHVKEGDSVSSGDVIAEIETDKATMEVEAVDEGKIGKILVAEGTDNVKVNAVIAVLLQDGEEASAADAAPAAAPAPKAEQPKAAAPVPAPAAMAEAPKAAAPAPAKAEGSRVFASPLAKRLAKEAGIEIGSVSGTGPKGRVIKADVEAAKSGKTPLKAAASAPASTPFSAGTISAGMTKAQVLALYEEGTYELVPADGMRKVVAARLTESKQSVPHFYLTLDCKIDALMAAREQINASAPKNKDGKPAFKLSVNDFVMKAWAVALQRVPMANATWAGDAILYHKRSDVAVAVSVPGGLFTPVVRSADTKTLREISDAVKDLATRAKNKKLAPQEYQGGSSSVSNLGMFGIKTFSAVINPPHGTILAVGAGEERVYPENGQIKIGQFMTVTLSCDHRAVDGALGAELLGVFKSLIENPVMMLA from the coding sequence ATGCCAATTAACATCACCATGCCGGCGCTCTCTCCGACGATGGAAGAGGGCAAGCTCGCCAAGTGGCACGTTAAGGAAGGGGACAGCGTCTCCTCCGGCGACGTTATCGCGGAAATTGAAACCGACAAGGCGACCATGGAAGTGGAAGCTGTCGATGAAGGCAAGATCGGTAAGATCTTGGTTGCCGAAGGCACTGACAACGTCAAGGTGAACGCGGTTATCGCGGTTCTCCTGCAGGACGGTGAAGAGGCTTCGGCGGCAGATGCGGCTCCGGCCGCAGCGCCAGCGCCAAAGGCTGAACAGCCAAAAGCCGCTGCACCTGTGCCAGCGCCTGCTGCGATGGCAGAAGCACCAAAGGCGGCAGCTCCGGCTCCGGCCAAGGCCGAAGGTAGTCGCGTCTTCGCTTCGCCATTGGCAAAGCGCCTTGCCAAGGAAGCTGGCATCGAAATCGGTTCGGTTTCGGGCACGGGTCCAAAGGGCCGCGTGATCAAGGCTGACGTTGAAGCGGCAAAGTCGGGCAAGACCCCGCTCAAGGCTGCGGCTTCTGCTCCAGCTTCGACCCCATTTTCTGCTGGCACGATTTCGGCAGGCATGACCAAGGCTCAGGTCTTGGCGCTTTACGAAGAAGGCACCTACGAGCTGGTTCCTGCCGATGGCATGCGCAAGGTCGTGGCGGCGCGCCTCACCGAAAGCAAGCAGTCGGTTCCGCACTTCTACCTGACGCTCGATTGCAAGATCGATGCGCTCATGGCCGCGCGCGAGCAGATCAATGCCTCGGCTCCGAAGAACAAGGACGGCAAGCCAGCCTTCAAGCTCTCGGTCAATGACTTCGTCATGAAGGCTTGGGCTGTGGCGCTGCAGCGCGTGCCAATGGCCAATGCGACTTGGGCAGGTGACGCGATCCTCTATCACAAGCGTTCGGACGTGGCGGTTGCCGTGTCGGTGCCAGGTGGTCTCTTCACCCCAGTGGTGCGTTCGGCAGATACCAAGACGCTGCGCGAAATCTCTGATGCGGTGAAGGATCTGGCGACCCGCGCGAAGAACAAGAAGCTCGCGCCACAGGAATATCAAGGCGGTTCGTCTTCTGTGTCGAACCTCGGGATGTTCGGCATCAAAACCTTCTCGGCTGTGATCAACCCGCCGCATGGCACGATCCTGGCTGTGGGTGCGGGCGAAGAGCGCGTTTACCCAGAAAACGGTCAGATCAAGATCGGTCAGTTCATGACCGTCACGCTCTCCTGTGACCACCGTGCCGTTGACGGCGCGCTGGGTGCGGAACTCTTGGGCGTGTTCAAGAGCCTGATTGAAAACCCGGTGATGATGCTGGCGTAA
- a CDS encoding pyruvate dehydrogenase complex E1 component subunit beta, which translates to MPQILMPALSPTMEEGKLAKWLVKVGDVVKSGDVLAEIETDKATMEVEAVDEGTVSEILIADGTEGVKVNTPIAVILAEGEVAGEKAAPAAVEATTTDTAAPAADAPVAAAPATEAPKFVAQNDPDLPEGVEMVELTVRQALNEAMAEEMRADGNVFIMGEEVAEYQGAYKVTQGLLQEFGPQRVIDTPITEHGFAGLAVGAAFAGLKPIVEFMTWNFGMQAIDQIINSAAKQLYMSGGQVTAPMVFRGPNGAAARVGAQHSQDYSAWYSHVPGLTVIAPYSAADAKGLLKAAIKSPNPIIFLENEILYNSTGLVPKMDDFVLPIGKARVARQGKDVTIVSFSMGMRYATLATEKLVAAGVDVELIDLRTLRPMDTDTIIASVKKTGRLVTVEEGWPQGGIGAEIAAVVMEQAFDYLDAPVTRVTGKDVPMPYAANLEKLALPSVDDVIAAVNAVTYRS; encoded by the coding sequence ATGCCCCAAATCCTCATGCCCGCCCTGTCTCCCACTATGGAAGAAGGCAAGCTGGCCAAGTGGCTGGTAAAAGTTGGTGATGTCGTAAAGTCTGGCGATGTGCTGGCGGAAATCGAAACCGATAAGGCGACGATGGAAGTTGAAGCGGTCGACGAAGGCACTGTTTCGGAAATCTTGATCGCCGACGGCACTGAAGGCGTAAAGGTCAACACCCCGATCGCCGTCATTCTGGCTGAAGGCGAAGTGGCCGGCGAAAAGGCGGCTCCGGCTGCCGTTGAAGCGACCACTACGGACACTGCGGCTCCTGCCGCTGATGCGCCCGTTGCGGCGGCACCAGCCACGGAAGCGCCAAAGTTTGTCGCGCAGAACGATCCGGACCTGCCGGAAGGCGTCGAAATGGTGGAGCTCACCGTTCGTCAGGCGCTGAACGAAGCCATGGCCGAAGAAATGCGCGCTGATGGCAACGTCTTCATCATGGGTGAAGAAGTCGCTGAATATCAGGGCGCCTATAAGGTCACTCAGGGCCTGCTGCAGGAATTTGGGCCGCAGCGCGTTATCGATACCCCGATTACCGAGCACGGTTTTGCCGGTCTCGCGGTTGGTGCGGCCTTTGCTGGCCTGAAGCCAATCGTTGAATTCATGACCTGGAATTTTGGCATGCAGGCCATCGACCAGATCATCAACTCGGCTGCAAAGCAGCTCTATATGTCCGGCGGTCAGGTGACGGCACCTATGGTGTTCCGTGGCCCGAACGGCGCGGCAGCACGCGTGGGCGCGCAGCACAGCCAAGACTACTCGGCATGGTACAGCCATGTTCCGGGTCTGACCGTTATCGCGCCTTACAGCGCCGCTGACGCCAAGGGCCTGTTGAAGGCTGCGATCAAGTCGCCAAACCCGATCATCTTCCTCGAAAACGAAATCCTTTATAACTCCACTGGCCTCGTGCCGAAGATGGATGATTTCGTTCTGCCAATCGGTAAGGCTCGTGTTGCCCGTCAGGGTAAGGACGTCACCATCGTGTCGTTCTCCATGGGCATGCGCTACGCTACTCTGGCAACCGAAAAGCTGGTCGCGGCTGGCGTTGACGTTGAACTGATTGACCTGCGTACCCTCCGCCCAATGGACACCGATACCATTATTGCATCGGTCAAGAAGACCGGGCGCTTGGTGACGGTTGAAGAGGGTTGGCCGCAGGGTGGTATCGGCGCGGAAATCGCTGCCGTCGTCATGGAACAGGCGTTCGATTATCTCGACGCGCCGGTGACCCGCGTGACTGGCAAGGACGTGCCAATGCCTTACGCTGCGAACCTTGAAAAGCTGGCGCTGCCAAGCGTTGACGATGTGATCGCAGCGGTCAATGCTGTGACCTATCGCTCTTAA
- the pdhA gene encoding pyruvate dehydrogenase (acetyl-transferring) E1 component subunit alpha, translating into MARKATASQPNVPQFSSEQDLEAFREMLLIRRFEEKAGQMYGMGLIGGFCHLYIGQEAVVTGITMASEKGLDAQITGYRDHGHMLVMGLDPKGVMAELTGRQGGLSRGKGGSMHMFSNEHKFYGGNGIVGAQVALGTGLGFANKYKGDGGVSIAYFGDGAANQGQVYESFNMAKLWNLPVVYVIENNKYAMGTSIERAAATTDFSMRGASFGIDGEQVDGMDVRMVYDAAKRAIEHARSGKGPFILEMLTYRYRGHSMSDPAKYRSKDEVTKYRQERDPIEQVRARLLEAGIVTEDDLKKIETDIRAVVTEAADFATNDAEPDPKELWTDITIEA; encoded by the coding sequence ATGGCGCGCAAGGCAACGGCCTCACAGCCCAACGTCCCTCAGTTTTCTAGCGAGCAGGACCTCGAAGCGTTCCGCGAAATGCTGCTTATTCGGCGTTTCGAAGAAAAGGCCGGCCAGATGTATGGCATGGGCCTGATCGGCGGTTTCTGCCACCTCTATATCGGTCAGGAAGCTGTTGTGACCGGCATCACCATGGCCTCGGAAAAGGGCCTTGATGCGCAGATTACCGGCTATCGTGATCACGGGCACATGCTGGTTATGGGTCTCGACCCTAAGGGCGTCATGGCTGAACTGACCGGTCGGCAGGGCGGCCTGTCGCGCGGCAAGGGCGGCTCGATGCACATGTTCTCGAACGAGCACAAGTTCTACGGCGGCAACGGTATCGTGGGTGCGCAGGTTGCGCTCGGCACCGGTCTGGGCTTTGCCAATAAGTACAAGGGTGATGGCGGTGTTTCGATTGCCTATTTTGGTGACGGCGCGGCCAACCAAGGTCAGGTCTATGAGAGCTTCAATATGGCCAAGCTCTGGAACCTGCCGGTCGTTTATGTGATCGAAAATAACAAGTACGCCATGGGGACCTCCATCGAGCGTGCTGCTGCAACAACCGATTTCTCCATGCGCGGCGCTTCCTTCGGCATCGACGGCGAGCAGGTCGATGGCATGGACGTCCGCATGGTCTATGATGCCGCCAAGCGCGCCATCGAGCATGCTCGTTCGGGCAAGGGCCCGTTCATTCTTGAAATGCTGACCTATCGTTACCGTGGTCACTCCATGTCCGATCCGGCGAAATATCGCTCCAAGGACGAAGTGACGAAGTATCGCCAGGAACGTGACCCGATCGAACAGGTCCGCGCGCGTCTGCTGGAAGCCGGTATTGTGACGGAAGATGATCTCAAGAAGATCGAAACCGATATCCGCGCTGTCGTCACTGAAGCGGCGGACTTCGCGACCAATGATGCAGAGCCCGATCCTAAGGAGCTCTGGACCGATATCACTATCGAGGCATGA
- a CDS encoding septum formation initiator family protein, with amino-acid sequence MPTRLKRPPFWRHLALTAALLGVQGYLGYSAISGQFGIENRAQIIEDIQVLEDKSSALQAEIDAFKHRVQLMNPKHLDPDLITERARALLNMAHTDDILVMVNPDNGKPVSGKFQELIDSELRSIIEADSTL; translated from the coding sequence ATGCCAACACGTCTTAAACGCCCGCCGTTCTGGCGCCATCTTGCTTTGACAGCGGCTCTGCTCGGCGTGCAGGGGTATCTTGGTTATTCGGCTATTTCCGGGCAGTTCGGGATCGAAAATCGTGCTCAGATAATTGAGGACATTCAGGTGCTTGAGGATAAATCCTCTGCACTGCAAGCCGAGATCGACGCCTTTAAGCATCGCGTTCAGTTGATGAACCCAAAACATCTCGATCCAGACCTTATCACGGAGCGGGCGCGGGCATTGCTCAACATGGCGCATACCGACGATATTTTGGTCATGGTGAACCCAGATAACGGTAAACCAGTTTCCGGTAAATTCCAAGAATTAATCGATTCTGAGTTAAGGTCTATTATTGAAGCGGATTCAACGCTCTAA